Sequence from the Clostridium botulinum genome:
ATTGAAACTCTATCTTGAACTACTCCATTAATAGATCTTCCAAATAGGAATGTCATACCTTGATCAACATAATTTAATTTTGCATTATTTATCACAAAGTATACTATAGGTAATGAATATTGTTTTGCTGTTAAAATTTCACTACCATTCATAAATACTGATCCATCTCCAACAACTACAGCATATTTTTCTGTATTTCCACTTAATGCTGCACCTATTGAACCTGCCACACAGTTTCCCATAGCTCCATAATTTAAACTAGCAATAAAATCTGATTCTTTCGGAATAAACAGATATTTATACATATAATTCATGAATTCACCGATATCACACATATAAGTAGTACTTGGATTTAATATATTAGGAAGCATGTCTGCTAATTTTCTAACAGATATTCCTGTATGATCCTTTACATAATCATTATTTAATTTTTCTACTTTATTTAAAGTCACATTTTTATCTTCTACTTTCTCATCTATTATTGCTAATGCTTCTGATAATTCATAATATACTTTAAATCTATCAATATGATTTTTATTTAAGCTTTTTTTCTTGTTATCTATTTGAATAACTTTATTTCCATCATTAAATAATGCATCACTAAAGTTTCTTGTTGCACTTTCTCCAAGACTTGATCCTAATACTAATACACAATCTATTTCTTCTGTATCTGCATAATTTTGAGCAAAATCAGTGCTATTAAATCCATAGTTTCCTATGTTAAATTCAAATTCACTATCTACTGAACTTTTTCCTTGAGGGGTAGTAGCCACATACCATCCTAATTTTGATGATAATTTTTTTATAAGTTCATTATTTCCTTTAGCACCTCTACCAACTAGTATGATACCTTTTTTAGCATCATTTAACATATTTATTGCCACATTTAATGATTCTTGATCATAATTATAATCTATTTTTTCAGCTACATAAGTTTTTATATCTTCTTCACTTATTTCTGTTGTAGGTAAATCCATAGAGATTGATAAATGAACTGGCCCCTTTGGATCTTGCATTGCTAATTTTACTGCTTTATCTAATTCAGATAACACATCTTCTTTTTTAGTAATTGTTTTACTATATTTTGTTATACTTTCAGTTATAGGTGCTGTATCTAATTCTTGAACACAACCTTTACCTATACTATCACTTGCTGCATATCCACTAATAACAAGCATAGGAATATTATTTATGTATGCATCTGCTATTCCATTTATTGCGTTAGTAATACCTACTCCTCCACATAAAATTGAACAACTAAGTTTTTTACTTAAATCTGAATACTTTCCTGCTGAATAAGTTGATCCTGCCTCATTTTTAGTTACTACAAATTCTACTTTAGTGTCATTAAGTGCATCATAAATACTTGCTACATTTCCTGATGGTATACCGAATACGTATTCTACACCACAACTTTCAATATATTTTGCTATAGCTTTAGATAATTTCACGTTTAAACATCTCCTCAATACATAAAATCTTATTATATTTTTTTACTATGTCTACT
This genomic interval carries:
- a CDS encoding thiamine pyrophosphate-binding protein — encoded protein: MKLSKAIAKYIESCGVEYVFGIPSGNVASIYDALNDTKVEFVVTKNEAGSTYSAGKYSDLSKKLSCSILCGGVGITNAINGIADAYINNIPMLVISGYAASDSIGKGCVQELDTAPITESITKYSKTITKKEDVLSELDKAVKLAMQDPKGPVHLSISMDLPTTEISEEDIKTYVAEKIDYNYDQESLNVAINMLNDAKKGIILVGRGAKGNNELIKKLSSKLGWYVATTPQGKSSVDSEFEFNIGNYGFNSTDFAQNYADTEEIDCVLVLGSSLGESATRNFSDALFNDGNKVIQIDNKKKSLNKNHIDRFKVYYELSEALAIIDEKVEDKNVTLNKVEKLNNDYVKDHTGISVRKLADMLPNILNPSTTYMCDIGEFMNYMYKYLFIPKESDFIASLNYGAMGNCVAGSIGAALSGNTEKYAVVVGDGSVFMNGSEILTAKQYSLPIVYFVINNAKLNYVDQGMTFLFGRSINGVVQDRVSIKAIGEGAGIKSYEITDLSQLNEIKDELYSCNEPIIVEIITDGSEKVAAADRFKTLKNKK